The DNA window CCTTCCCACGGGCAGCATGACTGAGGGCTCACGGGCTGAGCATCCCACGCAGCTCCTGGACAGAGGTGACAGGCAGGGAGCAGGTGAAGTTGCTGCAGACATAGGCAGTGGCTTTCCCATccttcctctccagggatgcaAGGAAAGGCAGCTGGCGGTAGAGGAACCCAGCGCTGTCTCCATCTGCAACCATCAGCACCTGTCCAGAGAAGGAGCTGTAAGAGCCAGAGAGCACAGGCAGCGCCAGCCAGCTGCCCCTTCCTGCCCCACTGACATGCTGAGGGCTGGCAGTGTCCCCCCACACACTCTCTCAAAATGGAGAGGGGATGGGCAGCTGAAGGGATCCACTCCAGCCCTCTGCCAGGGTCCTCACACCTATAATACCAGTGCAGAAAAAAGCCTGATGGAGATGTGGCAGCCTAACCACACCAAACACTTGGCAGCCAGGATGAAGCACAGGGATCGGCACATCCCAGCCTAGCCAGCTCCTTGGGGACACCTACCCAGCCAAAGAACAGCCCCACAAACAGCTGCAGCATTGCCCCATCTgacctgcagcccagctcctcctgccctaCCCACACCTCCCAGAAAAACTCAGGCAGCAATGAGCAGTGGGTCAGGGGCTCTCCCAGCTGACACAGCAGCATCAGCCAGAGGTGATGACTGGGCTGCCAGGATAATTAGCTTTTCTGAAAGGGAAAATGTTTGTTAAAGCCTCGGGGCTTACAGGCTAATCAGGAGaaaggccaggagctggcagcGAGCCTCATGCTGACACAGATGCAAAGGGTGAGCAAAAggctgtccttcccaaggcacagagggaacatcctgctgctggagcacacAGCTGTCCCTTGCCCACCCCAATCCAAGCCCTGCATGTGTCTGCTGAGCATGGACACACTCACAACATGTCCCTACTACTCATGCCAATGCCACCAAGGGATGCTGACACCAAATGCTGCCTCTCACAGCACACACATCTCCCCACCATGGCACTGCTCACCTGGCATGCAGCATCCTCTACACCAGAGCCAGCAGAAGACCCAGCACTGGCATCCAGAGACACCCACACAGCCTCACTCatgcctggcaggggctgcccacaCCCTTGTGTCCCCAGGGGGGCACCACATCCCCAGGTGCCTGCCCTGGATAGTGGTTGCTGCAGTCCTGTTCTATCCACTATCACCCCACATCTGCTTGACCCAGCTCTGGCTCAGCCTgtctccctgcctgcctcttgCTCCCTCCAATCTCCTCCCCCTCTGCCTTTGTCTGGAATTAATTCCAGGAGTGATTAATTACCAATTCATGTCCAATCTGAAAttcattattcatttttctCACAAGCTCCCCAAGGTCCTCTCACAGGGCCAGGATGAAGGCAAGTGGCAGGCGAGTGCTCTGCAGCCGAGGAGATAATGGGATCCTTCATAATTACCCTAAAGACCATTAACAGGGCAGGGATCTATACCAGCAGCTGGGatccagccccagagcagggaaccaaccctctctgctcccagcaccaggACACTCACAGGAACAGCTCTCAGCATCACCCCTACTTGCATCCCCAAAGAGCTGCCTGCAGCAAAGGGCAACTCCAGAGCCAGGGTCCATTTAAAATCACAACCTCAATGCAATTCTATCATTAGCATCTTGTTACAGCAAGGATTTCAGGGTGAAGTTTGTAAGGAATTAATTACTGAAACAACCTAATTAATTGTGTTCCTGCACACAAGCCTGGCCCCCGGCACCCTGCTGGCACAAAGGGAATGGGGACGCAGGAAAACAGGGATGCTCCCCCAACTCCTTGGCAAAGGCAATTCCCAAATCAGCCATGTCTCTGGAGCAGGTgacccagggctgctctgcttaGGCAGCTTCCCGTGGCAGGGAAGGagatgtgaggagcagctggagggcGATGGAGGCAGGTGGGAACAGGAGCATGCTCATTTCTGTGTGATGCACCATGGAAGGAGGGACGGCTGTTGGGAGGCAGTGGGCTGCTCCCAAAGGTGGTGCAACTCCCTGAGAAGTGGGATTCTCCCCCGTTCCTCTCATCACCTCTGCAAGGGGAGGAGCCATTGCTACTGCCAGAGATCATGCTCCTACCACTCCTGCACACTCATGCCTGGGGAAGGGGAGATACGTGCTCCTTTGGGGGAGAGCTCTACCCTCCTGCCACAATTCTTCTTCCAGGAAACAAACCCAAGCTGCAACAGCTTTGGTTCCATCCCATCATCGCAACATGAGGAACACACAAGGGGCAAACAGAGCTACACTcccaccctgcctgctgccagctcccaccTACAGCCTCTCACATGCCCCTCAAAGCATAGGCCCCCTGcaagcagccctggcaggcatgACCATGGCTTCACTCCCCCATGGAAATATCCATCCAGAATACCCAGCCCTCATCTTCTCTCTTCCCCAAGGAATGCAAAAGCTTGAAAGAGAAAGATCCTCccctggggaaggagcagccccacCAGCCAGGCTTGTTACCAGCTTTGCAGGAGGGAGCCAGACTGCAGGGGAGAGGAGGATATGGCTGTGCTATTTGTTCTGCTCAAGACCCCAGAATGGCAGTGTGGGCTCAGGGGACCAAGGGCTGAACAGCTGTGGGCAGAGGGTTATTAACAGTGGTGCTGGGCTCCTGTTCCTGCAAACTGGGTCAGCCCGTGTAATCCTTCAAAGGGACAGAGGTCGAGTGTGGGAACACAGGCCTCGCACACAAAATAGGGACCTGCATGGAGCAAGAGTGCTGCTGGATGGGTGATGGCAGAGGAAGGACAGAGAGCTGTATGCCCCACTCGTGTCCCTGGATGGTGTCCCTCCTCCTCCAATGCTGACATCAAACATCACTGGGCAGAGGGCTAGGGGTGACACCCCTGTGGGCTGAGCTAACAGAGTGCAGAGCAGAGGATTCTGTGCTGATGGCTCAGCCCTCCCCAGTTCATCCTAGCTGGAGTTACAGAGGCAAAGTGGTGCTTGGGCTTCAGCTCCCCAGACACTGAGACTGAAcatgccagtccctggcacaagGGCGCAATGGGCAGGGATGAATCCAATCCAAACACCAAGCTCCCTCACTCACAGCTCAATCCTATTTCCCTCAGCTCCACAGATTTGCTGAGGTCAAAGCCATCATTcccaggcagggacactggCCACCAAAGCTGATGGgcaccagctgctgtgctgcccttccctgccaGTTCCAGATGCAGCCAACAACTCCAGTCCTTCTGTGAGATGCACTGATACACCCAAAGCAGAGATGAGGACAAGCAGATCAGGCAGGAACCCCAATACACATCAACAGCTGCTGGATGGGAGAAGAGCTTTGGGAAAAGCCAGCATCTCCCAGCTGGTGGTACCCAGAACTGGAGTGAGGCACTGCCTCATCCCTTCCAACAATGCAAGGGTGTCTCCAGGCAGCAGGTGACCCAGATGCTAACTGGGTCTGCACAGGACATGACACATCCACACTAGGCATGACACATTCACACCGGAATGAAAGGTTTCCCCTTGGGAATGCACTGGGCTTTACCCTGAGAGCAGTGCTAACAGCcagcagcaataacaaccactgcTGCAGCCACTTCTCGGCTGGGCTGCCCATGCTCTGTGCAGGGAGAGGAGTGCAGGGCTCAGCCATGGCCCTGTGGCTGTGCTCAGAAATGAAAAGgacaggatgcttcccagaaaaGAGGCAGAACAGAGGAGGATGGGTGCAACAACTGCACTGAGAGAAGGGAAGAAACACCAGCAGTGCAGACAGCAGAGaccagggaagggctggcaggCAGGGAGCACCTCTACCTGGTTTGGGCTGAAGACAGAGCGGACACAATGCAGCatctctttggtgtcttctccTTGGGGGTCCCCACAGATGACAACCTGTCCAGGGGGAGGGGGAATGGCAGGAGGGAGAAAACAGAGCTGTGACTGCACCCatgccactgccagccccactTCCTACAGCAGGTCCTGCAGGGGACAATGAGCCCCAGCCCATACCTGTTTGAGGGTGTGATGGAAGACAGCAGTGGCCCGGGCCATCTCTGGGAGGGTTATTGGGATCTTCTGCAGCCTCTGTGAGAAGGCAGCCAAGATCTTGCCGGCTTTTTCCACCCACTCCATATGACCAGAGTAACAAGCTGCTCGGAGCAGGTTTGTGACAGCGACAGAGTTAGGGGTGGGCTCTGCTCCATCTTGGTCTGCAAAGGACAACATCTGCCATCAgcccagtgcctcaccatcaTCTGCCATCAGCCCTGTCCTCCCACACTACAACCCATGGAACACACTGCCAGGTCCCTGAGCTCACCATCCTTGAGACGCAGGAGCAGAGAGGGATCGCTGGCCTCAGTGGAGAAATAAGCAAAGCCTTTAGGGTCCCAGAAGAGTTTGTCTTGCATGTGCTGGAGATGAAGGGCCCActccagccagctctgctccagtgaGGCTTCATACAGGTCAAAGAGTGCCTGGATGACAAAGACATAGTCCTCCAGGAAGCCCTGGATGGGCACAGCACTGtagtggcacacagggaaggaaaagcaggTTAGAAATGTTCTCCAACCCAGCAAAGCCCTGCTTACTGGTCTCTGATACCCAAGGAGATGCTATCAAGCAAAGCAATGGCTGTGGCCATCACACAACTCAGCCCCAGGGTTCTGTACAGGAGGAGAAGGTAGGGGAAGACACTTGCCAGCATGAAAGGTGAGGAACAGGAAAGGTTTTGACTTCAATTCTTCCTCACTGGCTGGGGGACACTAATCCTTCCTAAACTGCACTGAAGCTCTATACAAAACAAACAGCCTCCCTCCCACCCAGTTAGGTCCTGCCTGGAAGAGAGGACAGGGACTGCTGGGGGTCTGGGCAGCACCTGCAGGTGGCCAGTCAAGTCTGTGGAGTTTCTGATACTCACCTCTGCTCCACTGAGTTGTGCTTGCCCCGGTAGCAGCTCCGAAGCAGCCTCCCGCTGTCGGGGTCGAAAAGGTGTGTCCTCAGGAATGCAGCTGCCTGTGCAGCCCTGCTCACATATCCCTGCTCGGCCAGGGTagccccagcctgggcaaaGCCTGAGATCAtcagccctgcagaggcagAGACAGCAGGACAGGTCAGGGGGGCACACGGGACTGGTGAGAGGGTCAGAGTCAGTTTTCTGAAGGAGGCTCAACATGAAGCTCATCCTCCCTGATGGCAGCAGGTCAGGTCTTAGCTCTTCTGCTCAGTTCCAATCATTAATGAAGTCACTCACTGTCACCAAAGAGATAGGCAGAGTACTGTAAGGCCAGCAAGAGCTGAGCCCTCACTTTTGGGCAGATACAGGGCTCAAGATTATTCCAGTttgcagggcagctccagcccatgcCAGCTCCAGACCCAAACACCCAGGGATTTACTgctgggaacagagctgggggtccTGCAGTGATTCCCTGAGGCAGGACCCCCCAGACAGACACAGTGCTGTGATCCCTCACCCATGCAGCAGTAGGGATGGGCTCTGTACCCACCAGGGTCCTGGGGCCCCAGCTCAGACCTcttccccacagcccagccagatgagctgagctgagtcaggggaagagttctgctgctctctgctggcagctggggaaggaaatAAAGCCAGAGCAGTATCCccatgctcccaaggcttgcaggtgtggggctgcttcCACACAGCCCCTGATCACAGGTCCCAGTCACAGCCTACCCACTGCCTCTGTGGGAGCTTCTCAGTCCCAGCAGGACCTGTTGCTACCATGCCCTGGTGGGAGTCCAGCCAAAGCATGTCCTCAGAGCAGAGCCACCCCTCACCATTCCATGCTGCCAGCATCTTGGTGTCCAGGTGTGGCCGTGGCCGCTGTGCCCGGGCTGAGGACAGTCTGTGTTGGCATTCTTGCAGCAGGGCACTCAGCcggcctggctccagcccaaaCCGGGCTGCCGTCAGCTCCGGGGAGCAGCGGGCAATGAGGACGTTCTTTCCCTTCAGCTCCTGATGGGGGTCCTGAAGGGAGAGGGAGACATGTTCTAGAAATGCCATCAGACTTGGGAGGTGTTGGATTCTGAGTGttttggggctgctctgccatcCCTCCATGCCAATGGATGCAGGTCTCTCTCATCAGTGCTCCTGACACCAGGAAAGTCTTTGCTCTCCCTCACCTTCATGGGGTCCACGTTGCCAGCCTCTTCCACTCCATAGTGGTGCATGAAGAGATCTCCCAAGGTTGTCCCCTCTGTGGCCCCCTCAACAGGGTCGGGGAGGAGAGCCCGGAGCTCCTTGGCTGTCCATACACAGAAAGCTCCTTCTCGCTTCTCTGTAGATGTGGAGGTCAGGTAGGAATCTGCATCTTCTGCACTATAGAAACCTCCTGCCTGGGAAAAGTGCAACACAGAGATCCTCCAGCTCCAGGACGACACTTTCAGCCAGCTCCCCATCATTGCAGGGCTGGCAGTCTGGCTAATGAGCCTCAGTAGTGCTCCCGACTGAGCTCAGCTAGGATGGAAGGGAGGGAAAACCAGCCCCAAGCCACATCCCAGCGTAGGGCAAGTGGCTCCCTTTGGGTCAGCTCAGGGAAGAGCCTACCTGGTCACTCAGGTCACGCGAGACGTAGAGTAAAATGTCTCGGACAACATCAGCAAAGAATTCATCACCAGAGATCTGTGTGAGACACAGCGTGGACATCAGTGTTACATGGGTGGGAGGGGGCAAGAGACACAGCAAGATATGGTGAGAGATTTCAATTTGAAGAGTTGGCAAAGGAGCATTTGAAAGTCCAAGGATTTTAAATGAAGGATAGATTCAGAGTAAGACCTTCAATAGAAATCTACTATCAGTGAGTACTGCATATCTACAAAGGGCAGTGGAGAGTAATGCTGGAGTTACACCAAGgtcagaggcagcagcattGTCTGCTGACTTGCAAAAACCAGCCCAAAGGCTGTTTCTTCCCCCATTATGCTCAAAGCCCCAGGGCTACACTGTCACACGTTTGTGCAGCACTTCTGGATAAACAACAGGAGATGAAGGGGAGCATTGGATTGCTCCACACCCATGGGATGGGGAGTATCTTGAGGAACAGGGTTTGAAGCTGCTCCTCAAACCAGGCCAGTCCTTGCAGCCTGCAGGAGTGGGAGCCACACAGAGGGATGCCAAAGCTGTACCTGGAAGGCTTTGCTGTACATGGCTGCCAGCTGCCCCTGGTCATACAGCATCTTCTCAAAGTGAGGAACATGCCAGTGCTGGTCAGTGGAGTAGCGGTGAAACCCCTGCACAGAACATGTGAAGACATCTCTACCTCAGATCTCCACCTCACACCTCCTGGCCATGACAGGGGCTTACCCCCAAAGATTTACTCCTACCTGACCAATGTGGTCATGGATGCCCCCATGGGCCATCATCTTGAGGGTGTGCAGAGCCATCTGCAGTGCCCGGGCACCTTCTGGAGTTGTTTGGTGCAGGGCCCAGTACGTGAACAGGAAATTCAAATTCACTGAAACACAGGGAGACAACGGGAGGCTGTGGCGTGGGCTCTGCCCCCATGCTGCTGTCTACCTCACAGCAGGTCTCAGCAGAAGAGACCAGACTGACCTGGGGTGGGGAACTTGGGGGATTTGGAAAATCCACCATATTCCTCATCATAGGatctggagagctgctggaaacAGGTACCCATCACTTCTTTGGCTGGTGGGGGtgactcctggccctgcacacgGATCTCTGATGTGTGTCGCAATGCTTCCAGAAtcctctggctgctctccaACAGGGCATCTTTGTTCTCCTTCCACTAAGATGCAATGCGAAAGAGATCTTATTGCTTTGCACCAGTCCAAACCATACCTCCAGTTCTCAATCACCCTCCCCAAATCAGCTCAAACCCACTTCTAACCAAGCTAAAGCTCTG is part of the Zonotrichia albicollis isolate bZonAlb1 chromosome 19, bZonAlb1.hap1, whole genome shotgun sequence genome and encodes:
- the SPATA20 gene encoding spermatogenesis-associated protein 20 isoform X2; the encoded protein is MATVGTPGPPSVPHHTNRLINEKSPYLLQHAHNPVDWYPWGQEAFDKAKRENKLIFLSVGYSTCHWCHVMEEESFKSKEIGEIMNEHFVCIKVDREERPDVDKVYMTFVQATSGGGGWPMSVWLTPDLKPFAGGTYFPPEDGVHRVGFRTVLLRIAEQWKENKDALLESSQRILEALRHTSEIRVQGQESPPPAKEVMGTCFQQLSRSYDEEYGGFSKSPKFPTPVNLNFLFTYWALHQTTPEGARALQMALHTLKMMAHGGIHDHIGQGFHRYSTDQHWHVPHFEKMLYDQGQLAAMYSKAFQISGDEFFADVVRDILLYVSRDLSDQAGGFYSAEDADSYLTSTSTEKREGAFCVWTAKELRALLPDPVEGATEGTTLGDLFMHHYGVEEAGNVDPMKDPHQELKGKNVLIARCSPELTAARFGLEPGRLSALLQECQHRLSSARAQRPRPHLDTKMLAAWNGLMISGFAQAGATLAEQGYVSRAAQAAAFLRTHLFDPDSGRLLRSCYRGKHNSVEQSAVPIQGFLEDYVFVIQALFDLYEASLEQSWLEWALHLQHMQDKLFWDPKGFAYFSTEASDPSLLLRLKDDQDGAEPTPNSVAVTNLLRAACYSGHMEWVEKAGKILAAFSQRLQKIPITLPEMARATAVFHHTLKQVVICGDPQGEDTKEMLHCVRSVFSPNQVLMVADGDSAGFLYRQLPFLASLERKDGKATAYVCSNFTCSLPVTSVQELRGMLSP
- the SPATA20 gene encoding spermatogenesis-associated protein 20 isoform X1 codes for the protein MLAAPLRCARRHIFLTGIAAMATVGTPGPPSVPHHTNRLINEKSPYLLQHAHNPVDWYPWGQEAFDKAKRENKLIFLSVGYSTCHWCHVMEEESFKSKEIGEIMNEHFVCIKVDREERPDVDKVYMTFVQATSGGGGWPMSVWLTPDLKPFAGGTYFPPEDGVHRVGFRTVLLRIAEQWKENKDALLESSQRILEALRHTSEIRVQGQESPPPAKEVMGTCFQQLSRSYDEEYGGFSKSPKFPTPVNLNFLFTYWALHQTTPEGARALQMALHTLKMMAHGGIHDHIGQGFHRYSTDQHWHVPHFEKMLYDQGQLAAMYSKAFQISGDEFFADVVRDILLYVSRDLSDQAGGFYSAEDADSYLTSTSTEKREGAFCVWTAKELRALLPDPVEGATEGTTLGDLFMHHYGVEEAGNVDPMKDPHQELKGKNVLIARCSPELTAARFGLEPGRLSALLQECQHRLSSARAQRPRPHLDTKMLAAWNGLMISGFAQAGATLAEQGYVSRAAQAAAFLRTHLFDPDSGRLLRSCYRGKHNSVEQSAVPIQGFLEDYVFVIQALFDLYEASLEQSWLEWALHLQHMQDKLFWDPKGFAYFSTEASDPSLLLRLKDDQDGAEPTPNSVAVTNLLRAACYSGHMEWVEKAGKILAAFSQRLQKIPITLPEMARATAVFHHTLKQVVICGDPQGEDTKEMLHCVRSVFSPNQVLMVADGDSAGFLYRQLPFLASLERKDGKATAYVCSNFTCSLPVTSVQELRGMLSP